A window of Alkalinema sp. FACHB-956 genomic DNA:
TGGGGTTTAATAGATAGACTCGTGCAATTTTGTTGTAAGTTGGCCACAGAAAATCGGGGGATGCGTTATGGCTGAAAGCTCAATGGTAGCAACTTCAATGGATCGAATCGTGTGGAGTCAGGCTTGGTTAAATACAATCCGCAGTCAGCGACTGGAACGGAAGCACCTGCGCCCAAAACCTTTTTATCCATTGACACCAGCTTCCCCATTGAATCCCGTCTCCTGGGTTCCCTTGGACTCGATCGAGGCGATGCAGCCCCACCCCGTCAATCTCCAAATTAGTGAGTTTGACCTGGTGAATGAATTTGTGCTTTGGGATGCCCATCAAGGGCTGGAAGATATCAAGCAGGAAATTAAGCAAATCAACATGCTGCTGGCCTTCCAGATTCAAGATTTGCAGGCCCAACCGATGTGGGAAATGCATCTTCTGTTTGAGCGCATCCTAAGGCAGTTGTGTGAATGTTTGCGGGACTTAGCGATCGATTTACTCCGGTTCGTGGATCATTTAGCCGCTCAAGCCTCCAGCCATCCTACCCCCTGTTCCCTTTGATTCCCCTTTGATCCCCTCCAGTGATCTCTTCCAGCGTTCTGCGCCTCCCCTAATCGAGTTTAGGGTGGACTTGATTCGGGAGCGGTTGTCCCTGCTCGAATTGTGTGATGTTCAAGAGTGTGGTATCTGCAATATTCTCGAGGGCATTGCGGGTAAAAAATGCTTGGTGGGCTGTGATGAGAACATTCGGAAAACTTTGCAGCAATTGGAAAGTATCGTCTTGAATAATTTCATCGGAGAGATCCTGAAAGAAGAGATTTTCCTCTTGCTCATAGACATCAATTCCCAGGTAGCCAATGCGGCCAGCTTTGATGTGATTAATCACGGCCTGGGTATCCATCAAGCCGCCCCGACTGGTATTGATGAGCATGGCTCCGGGCTTGAGGCATTGTAGGGACGCCTCATTGATCAAATGGTGGGTATCGGGCGTCAGCGGGCAATGGAGGGAAATGATGTCAGACTCTGCTAGGAGCGTCGATAGGGAGACGTAACGAGTGCCCAATTCCAGACAGGCGGGACTTTGATACAAATCGTAGGCCAAGAGGTTGCAACCGAAGCCATGCACAATTTTGGCAAAGCATTGGCCAATTTTGCCTGTGCCAACGATACCCACAGTACTGCCATGGAGATCAAAGCCGAGTAAGCCCTCCAAGGCAAAGTTATCATCCCGGACGCGGTTATAAGCTCGATAAATTTTACGATTGAGGGCCATGATTAAGGCCACGGCATGTTCTGCAACGGCATAGGGAGAGTAGGCCGGAACCCGTGCTACCGTTAGACCCAGTTGGTGAGCCCGATCGATATCGACATGGTTGAATCCCGCCGATCTCAGGGCAAGCAATTCTGTCCCCTGGGCTGCCAGAATCTCTAGTACAGAGGCATTGAGCGTATCGTTAATGAAGGCACAAACTGCCGGAAATCCCGCCGCTAGGGGAGCTGTTTCTGGGGTTAACCGAGGCTCAAAAAAAACAAGCTCATGGGAGTGGGCTTGATTTGCTGCGGTCAAAAACTGGCGATCGTAGGAATGGCTACTGAAGACAGCGACTTTCATAAAGATGCCTCTTATCAACCGATGCTTAATTTATTTAGGATAACGAAGGATAGCCAGAATTTTTGCTGACATTAAACATTTTGGCGTATGGAAGCCGTGTTTCTGAGGAAAGGGAGATCTTGTGATGCTTGCGACAGTCCCTCTGGCAAGAAACCTGGTATGAGTCCAATAATGATCCTCTTGTCAGACAGCGGTGTTTGGGGCACTGTGTGATCGCAACAAACCTGTTCAAAACTTAAACGATCAATTAAGCAAAATTCAGCGACAAGTTCACACAACAGCATTTTCATTCACAATCAGTTTTTTTTGACTTGCATTTAACGTTGCATTAATTCCGATCGGCAAGACAGCATTCTCTCTTACATGACCAAACATTAGGTTATAGAGGGTCGGTTTACCCAAGGAACTGAATCGATCGCGCAATACATTTTCCAAGCTCAAGGTTTGTACAAAAGAGGGTTGAAATTCCTTAGGATAACAATCCACAAAATGCCCTAGGGCAATTCCAGCGGCATCTTGCAGTTTGCCCGCCAGCCACAATTGGGTCAACATGCGATCGACCCGGTAGGGTTCTTCCCCAATTTCTTCGATGAATAAAATTTTGCCCCTGGTATCCGGTTCGTAGGGGGTGCCCAGCAAGTTCGTCAGCAGGGTCAGATTTCCCCCAATCAACGGGCCTGTAGCTTCCCCTCGAACGATCGTCACGAGGCGGTTATTCCGCTCTATGCCCTCGGCGGCAGGTGGTTTGGCAATCTCTCCGATCGGCGCAGTGTCCATGATGGTGCGCTTGAAGTGGGCGATCGCGTAGTCCCCCACGCCGGTTAAACCGGAAGACCCGTGGAAGGTCACCACCCCGGTTTTTTGATAGATGGCAAGGAGCAAGCTGGTGATATCGCTATGACCCACGATGACTTTGGGATTCCGACGAATCAGATCATAGTCCAGATAGGGCAGCAGGCGGCAGCAGCCATAGCCACCGGAAAAGGTAACAAGACCGCGAATATCGGCGCGGCGAAACATCGCATTAATATCCGCAGCCCGATCGCGATCCTGACCGGCCAAATAGCCATACTGATCGTTAATATGCTCCCCTAGAACCACTTGGAAACCGTACTGCTCCATGGTTTCCTTGGCCAGTTGAATGTCTTCTGGCTCGTAGGCATTACTGGCAGGGGCAACCATGCCCACCCGATCGCCGGGTTTGAGGACGGGCGGTTTGAGGACTGAGGCCGTTTTAGCCTGAGTGTTTGCCGACCCCAAACTGGTGGCCACCAGGGTAGAACCGAGCCCCAGCAAGGCTCTGCGCGACAGAGAAAAAGGGGGGAAGAAGGGCATACAGGGTCATGTAAGCGATGCTTCCAATTGTATGGGTTCCATAGTCTACTACACTAGTTACTTTAGAAGTTACTTGAGAGTTTCCTGTAGAGTTTCTCCTGCTCGAGGGGGTTTCGACGGTCTTGTTATTCACGCTCTTATTCCTTTCCTGCTTCTCCTATGCTGTCCTCTGAGTTATTTGCTGATCCTTTAGAGGTGATTGAACTCCAAGTCGAGTCTCCAGGACAGCGCTTAGACGTTTATCTGGCCGATCGGATCTCTGATCTGTCTCGATCGCGGTTCCAGAAGTTAATTGCAGAAGGGTGTGTGCAGGTGAATGGACAAACTTGTACGGCTAAAAAAGTAACGGTGCAGCTAGGCGATTGTCTGACAATCACGATTCCTCCCAGTGAACCCTTAGATTTACAACCAGAAGCGATCCCGCTGGATATTCTTTACGAAGACAGTTCATTGATCGTGATTAATAAGCCAGCCGGAATGGTAGTTCACCCTTCGATCGGTCATCTCAGTGGCACTTTAGTCAATGCCATGTTGGCCCATTGTGCAGCACGAGGAGAAACATTACCAGGAATCAATGGAATTCAACGCCCCGGAATTGTGCATCGTTTGGATAAGGACACCACTGGCGCGATCGTTGTTGCCAAAACTGAACAAGCCCTCCAACATTTGCAAGACCAGTTTCGTGAAAAAACAGCCCGTAGAAGCTATGTTGCAGTAGTTTATGGAGCCCCGAGCCAGGATTCAGGAACCGTGGATGAACCGATCGGACGCCATCCCAGCGATCGACAAAAAATGGGGATTGTGCCCGAAGAACGGGGCGGTCGCCGATCGATCACGCATTGGGCAGTTAAGGAACGGCTGGGCAATTTTACGCTGATGGAATTTGAACTCGAAACGGGCAGAACCCACCAAATTCGAGTCCATACAGCCCACATCGGCTATCCGATCGTTGGCGATCCGGTCTATGCCTCTGGCCGTAAATCGATCGGGGTGAACCTGCCGGGACAGGCTCTCCATGCATGGCGCTTACGGTTACAGCACCCCGTGACTGCCGACTGGATTGAAACGATCGCCCCACCACCAGAATCATTAACCAAGTTGCTGGATGTTCTACGGCGACGGTGTTGAGGAGTAGGACGCTGCTTCCAGGTTGTCAAGGGCCATGGGCTGTAGCGCTTGCACGGGCTGCTGGGATTCCTTGGATGGAGCAGCGCTGTCGTTCTTTGCTTACTCTTCCCACCACTGTTGTAGCGTGGATTCACTCCCCCCCGTGACGACGACTAGTTTGCGATCGCCTGACCCCGTAAATTCAAATCGGCAAAAGCCCATTCCCGTACCAGAGCAGGAACTGACTTCGTCATAGCCCCGATCTCGCCAGGGTTTTGTTCCATCTTGGGGATTATCAGTAGTGGTCACAAGGGGTTGCCAACCCGCGTCCAGAATTAATTGACGGGCTTGCTCGTAGGTCATTTCTTTTTCTAGGGCCGGAATTTTCAGGGAGGTGGACTCCGGAGTGGACGGTTGATAAATCACCCAACCCTCTTTAGAACAGCTACCCACTTGTTCCCTAGATTTCATTGTGTTCAGGCACCAATGGCTATTCCCGTCATAAATCACGCCTTTCTTAATGGCCGTTAATTCAGTAATCGATCGCCAAGGTTGCTCGCCTTCTTCATCGGTATAACGGTAGCGATCGCCCTCCACTTCTAGCCCTTGCCCGGTATGACCAACGAGATAACGCCCGTCCAGAATCGCAGTAGATTGAGATTGTTCTGCTTGCTTGCCTTGGACGGTATTGGCCTGGGTAGTATTGCTCTGAGCAATGTTGTTTGCCTGGGATGAATTGTTCGGATTGTCGCTGGATGGGGACAATGGTTTGGCGACTGTCGTGCGATCGTTCGAGGGGGTCGATCGGTGATTTTCCAAAGCTGTATTGCTGTTGGCTGATTGATTGCAGCCCACCATAACGATGGCGATGGCAAAGCTAGTAGCTGTAATGAGGAGACGCATGGGAGGCAGGTTGATCAGCATCGGTTTACAGGGGAATCGGTGGGGAGTCTGGCGGGGATGAGGTTTCTGCGTTGATGAAGTTACTTCCCCTAGGTAAATTCCAACCCAATGAACTTATGCGTGACTACCGAGGCTTCTCAGGTTTTCTGTCCTGCGGTAAGGCATTAGCTTGAGTCGCTGGGGATATAGGCTTGAGGCTGGGGATATAGTCAGTATGAACAATCTATTATGAATAATCTCCGTCCACGATACAGAATTCTTCGAGAAATGCGATATTTACTGTTAACGGGAGCTTACGCGATCGCCTGTCTCTTCAGCCCATTCCCCGCGATCGCTCAATATGATGATGAGATTGATTGTGAAAAAACGCAGACCGATTTGGAAATCGTGATTTGTGCTGGACGATCGGAACAGCAAAGCTATCAAGCAATGCAGGCCGCCTATCAGAAGGTACAACAACAGTATCAGTCTCAAAACTACCAGTCTCAAAACTACCAGTCTCAAAACCACCAGTCTCAAAACGATCTGGCAGAAGGGTACCGCGAAAAGCGACTCAACTCTCTCATAGCATCTCAGAAGGCTTGGTTCGAATATCGCCAAGCGCACTGCAAATGGATTGCTAGCAAACTGGGTGGCGGCTCCATGCAGCCAACTGCAGAAGTGACCTGTCAAGCGGAGTTAAATCAGCAACGCATGGCAGAACTCTTGCAAGATTTAGAAGACTAGAGCAGCGGCGTTTGCAACCGCTACGACAGCAGTATTCAGGTTAGTGACACAAGCTGACGATGGCAAAAACGACAACACTGTAGTAATACCCGAAGCAACATCCAGCATTGCACGGAAAGTGCTGGGAGGTAACATGGTATAGCCGATCGACGTACAGTACATCGACGTACAGCCGATCGACGTACAGCACATCGTAATCACTGTCCTAAATCACTGTTCTAAGCCAACGCAGAATTGCCGAAGTCTGGTGGAACATCCTGCCAGCGGCCATTTCCCACCGCTCGAATCGCTTCCTTCAGATCCACATCTCCGGTGTAGATGGCCCGACCCACGATCGCGCCAGTCACGCCCAAGGATTCCAGTCCCAGCAAATTTAATAGGTCCGTTACTGAACTCACGCCACCGGATGCAATGACCGGAATATTAATATTCGTCGCCAATTCCCGCAATGCGTCCAAGTTTGGGCCTTGTAGCGTCCCGTCGCGATGGATGTCCGTGTAGATAATCGCCGCTGCACCCAATTTCGCCATCCGTTGCGCCAGGTCGATCGCCTCCACCTCCGACGTTTCTAGCCAACCCTTGGTTGCAACTTTGCCATTGCGTGCATCGATTCCCACAATGATTTGACCCGGAAATTCACCACACAAATCGCCCACCAGTTCCGGCTGTTCCACGGCCACAGTGCCCAGGATTGCACTGCGTACCCCTAGGCCCAGCAAATCTGTGACCCGTGCCCGATCGCGCAAGCCGCCCCCCACCTGAACAGGGATTTCTAACGCCTGCACCACTTTTTCAATCACCGGCAAGTTAACCGGTTCCCCCGTTTTTGCGCCATCCAGATCCACCAGGTGTAATCGGGTTGCCCCTTGGTCTTGCCATTGCCGCGCCACCGCCACTGGATCTTCCCCAAACACCTGGGATTGGGCATAGTCCCCTTGGTACAACCGCACACAGTTACCACCCAACAGATCGATCGCGGGAATGACTTCCATAGCCTCAGTTCAAATAGGGTACAGGGTAATAGGGTACAGGGTTTGGGAACCGAGAGGTAGAGGTGAGTTTCTCAGCGATCTGTCGTGAGCGCGCGCACCGAAAATGGATACATGCATGGATACATACGATTTCCCCCAGAAATGCAGATTGCAGAGGAGTGCCGCCGCATGGACAAAACCCTAATTGCTAACTTTGCCGCCGCACTACTGGCCATTGTGAACCCGATCGGGAACTTGCCGATTTTCATCAGTTACACCGCTGGGGAACGCCAAGGGGTACAACGGTGGCTAGCACTGTTTATTTCCGTAACCATCTTGGGTTTTCTACTCCTGTTTTTGCTGACAGGTACGACGATTCTGAAGTTCTTTGGCATTTCGATCGCGGCCTTTCGTATCGCAGGAGGAATCTTGTTGCTGCTGACGGGGATCGGGATGGTGCGTGGCCAGCAAATGCAACGTACCCACGAAATTGCGAATCAAGCTCAGTACGATGATTTAGTGGAAGCAGAGTCCGTCTATCGCAAAATTTTGATCCCACTGGGAATCCCCATTTTTGTTGGCCCCGGTTCCATCAGTACCGTTATTCTCTACGGTAGCCAAGCCCGCGATCGGCTCACGTTTTTGGCACTGATGGGCATCATTGTGGCCGTTGCCCTCTTTACACTGCTTGTGCTGATGGGCAGTCTCTGGACGCGCAGGGTGCTGGGTAAGTTTGGCTTAGACATCGCAACTCGGATACTCGGCTTATTTCTTGCTGCGATCGGGGTGCAGTTCATCCTCAGCGGGCTCGCCGACGCCACCGTAAACTTCATCAGTCCCGATATTCAATAGAAGATCCCTGACCGTTACATCCCTGACTAGAGATCCAACAAATTCGCAGATCCAACAAATCCGCGAGGTCACCGATCTGCCCCTATAATTTTCTTTATAAACTTGAACAATTGCTGACATTAATTAAATTAATCAAAAGTTTTTAAGGTCTCTTGGCAAAGGGCGTCAAGATGAACCAGGCGTAACCATTGCAGGAATTTGGGCAAAATCCACTTCAGGCTTGCCATCGGTTTTGTGCTGCCCAAATGATCTCCACGCTACGCTTTTACAGGGATTTATGACATACAATTGCAGGCAACTCGTGTTCTGCCGCTTAGGGGTTTTCTATGAGCATCGGATATGTCGCGCTCGTCCTCCACGCCCATTTACCATTTGTGCGGCACCCTGAGAGTGACTTTGTTCTTGAGGAAGAATGGCTCTACGAAGCCATTACCGAAACCTACATTCCTCTGATTCAAGCATTTGAGGGGCTGAAACGGGATGGGGTGGAGTTTAAGCTGACCATGAGTATGACACCGCCCCTGGTGTCGATGCTATTGGATCCGTTGTTGCAGGAGCGCTACGACGAGCATTTAGCGACGCTGGAAGAATTAGCGGAACTAGAGATCGATCGCCACAAGCACAACGGCCACATGAAATATTTGGCGGAGTACTACGCCAACGAATTCCATCAAGTTCGGTTGATTTGGGAAAAATACGATCGCAATCTCGTTCAAGCATTTAAGCAATTCCAAGACTCCAATAACCTGGAAATCATCACCTGCGGAGCTACCCACGGCTATCTCCCGCTGATGAAAATGTATCCCCAAGCCGTTTGGGCCCAGCTCAATGTGGCCTGTGAGCACTATGAAGAAACCTTTGGTCGGGCACCGAAGGGGATCTGGTTGCCGGAATGCGCCTACTACGAAGGTCTGGAGCGGATGCTCGCGGATACGGGTTTGCGCTACTTCCTCACCGATGGCCATGGCATTCTCTACGGACGACCCCGGCCTCGCTTTGGCACCTATGCGCCTATCTTCACGGAAACTGGAGTGGCAGCCTTTGGGCGCGACCATGAGTCGTCCCAACAGGTATGGTCGTCGGAGGTGGGGTATCCCGGTGCTGTGGAGTACCGCGAGTTCTACCGTGACCTGGGCTGGGATGCGGAGTACGAATACATCAAGCCCTACATCATGCCCAACGGTCAACGTAAGAATGTGGGGATCAAGTACCACAAGATTACGGGTAAGGGCCTGGGACTGAGCGATAAAGCGCTATACGATCCCTACTGGGCCCGGGAAAAGGCAGCGGAACATGCGGGTAACTTCATGCAAAACCGTCAGCAGCAGCTCTCTCACCTGCATGGCATGATGCACCGTAAGCCGATCGTGGTTTCCCCCTACGATGCGGAACTGTTTGGCCACTGG
This region includes:
- a CDS encoding 2-hydroxyacid dehydrogenase, which gives rise to MKVAVFSSHSYDRQFLTAANQAHSHELVFFEPRLTPETAPLAAGFPAVCAFINDTLNASVLEILAAQGTELLALRSAGFNHVDIDRAHQLGLTVARVPAYSPYAVAEHAVALIMALNRKIYRAYNRVRDDNFALEGLLGFDLHGSTVGIVGTGKIGQCFAKIVHGFGCNLLAYDLYQSPACLELGTRYVSLSTLLAESDIISLHCPLTPDTHHLINEASLQCLKPGAMLINTSRGGLMDTQAVINHIKAGRIGYLGIDVYEQEENLFFQDLSDEIIQDDTFQLLQSFPNVLITAHQAFFTRNALENIADTTLLNITQFEQGQPLPNQVHPKLD
- a CDS encoding LD-carboxypeptidase produces the protein MPFFPPFSLSRRALLGLGSTLVATSLGSANTQAKTASVLKPPVLKPGDRVGMVAPASNAYEPEDIQLAKETMEQYGFQVVLGEHINDQYGYLAGQDRDRAADINAMFRRADIRGLVTFSGGYGCCRLLPYLDYDLIRRNPKVIVGHSDITSLLLAIYQKTGVVTFHGSSGLTGVGDYAIAHFKRTIMDTAPIGEIAKPPAAEGIERNNRLVTIVRGEATGPLIGGNLTLLTNLLGTPYEPDTRGKILFIEEIGEEPYRVDRMLTQLWLAGKLQDAAGIALGHFVDCYPKEFQPSFVQTLSLENVLRDRFSSLGKPTLYNLMFGHVRENAVLPIGINATLNASQKKLIVNENAVV
- a CDS encoding RluA family pseudouridine synthase encodes the protein MLSSELFADPLEVIELQVESPGQRLDVYLADRISDLSRSRFQKLIAEGCVQVNGQTCTAKKVTVQLGDCLTITIPPSEPLDLQPEAIPLDILYEDSSLIVINKPAGMVVHPSIGHLSGTLVNAMLAHCAARGETLPGINGIQRPGIVHRLDKDTTGAIVVAKTEQALQHLQDQFREKTARRSYVAVVYGAPSQDSGTVDEPIGRHPSDRQKMGIVPEERGGRRSITHWAVKERLGNFTLMEFELETGRTHQIRVHTAHIGYPIVGDPVYASGRKSIGVNLPGQALHAWRLRLQHPVTADWIETIAPPPESLTKLLDVLRRRC
- a CDS encoding lysozyme inhibitor LprI family protein, with the protein product MRYLLLTGAYAIACLFSPFPAIAQYDDEIDCEKTQTDLEIVICAGRSEQQSYQAMQAAYQKVQQQYQSQNYQSQNYQSQNHQSQNDLAEGYREKRLNSLIASQKAWFEYRQAHCKWIASKLGGGSMQPTAEVTCQAELNQQRMAELLQDLED
- the hisA gene encoding 1-(5-phosphoribosyl)-5-[(5-phosphoribosylamino)methylideneamino]imidazole-4-carboxamide isomerase, with translation MEVIPAIDLLGGNCVRLYQGDYAQSQVFGEDPVAVARQWQDQGATRLHLVDLDGAKTGEPVNLPVIEKVVQALEIPVQVGGGLRDRARVTDLLGLGVRSAILGTVAVEQPELVGDLCGEFPGQIIVGIDARNGKVATKGWLETSEVEAIDLAQRMAKLGAAAIIYTDIHRDGTLQGPNLDALRELATNINIPVIASGGVSSVTDLLNLLGLESLGVTGAIVGRAIYTGDVDLKEAIRAVGNGRWQDVPPDFGNSALA
- a CDS encoding MarC family protein, whose translation is MDKTLIANFAAALLAIVNPIGNLPIFISYTAGERQGVQRWLALFISVTILGFLLLFLLTGTTILKFFGISIAAFRIAGGILLLLTGIGMVRGQQMQRTHEIANQAQYDDLVEAESVYRKILIPLGIPIFVGPGSISTVILYGSQARDRLTFLALMGIIVAVALFTLLVLMGSLWTRRVLGKFGLDIATRILGLFLAAIGVQFILSGLADATVNFISPDIQ
- a CDS encoding glycoside hydrolase family 57 protein, whose translation is MSIGYVALVLHAHLPFVRHPESDFVLEEEWLYEAITETYIPLIQAFEGLKRDGVEFKLTMSMTPPLVSMLLDPLLQERYDEHLATLEELAELEIDRHKHNGHMKYLAEYYANEFHQVRLIWEKYDRNLVQAFKQFQDSNNLEIITCGATHGYLPLMKMYPQAVWAQLNVACEHYEETFGRAPKGIWLPECAYYEGLERMLADTGLRYFLTDGHGILYGRPRPRFGTYAPIFTETGVAAFGRDHESSQQVWSSEVGYPGAVEYREFYRDLGWDAEYEYIKPYIMPNGQRKNVGIKYHKITGKGLGLSDKALYDPYWAREKAAEHAGNFMQNRQQQLSHLHGMMHRKPIVVSPYDAELFGHWWYEGPWFIDYFMRKSWFDQNTYEVTHLADYLRSNPTQQVVRPSQSSWGYKGFHEYWLNETNAWIYPHLHKAAERMIDISRMEPIDELQWRALNQAARELLLAQSSDWAFIMRTGTMVPYAVRRTKSHLQRFHKLYDDLREDKVDSGWLEKVEAIDNIFPNINYRVYRPL